The Geobacter sp. AOG2 genome includes a window with the following:
- a CDS encoding molybdenum cofactor biosynthesis protein B — translation MRVAILTLSDKGSRGERVDESGPALASWLAERGVTTVHAEIIPDDFQRIVTVLGAWADADKAELILTTGGTGVSPRDVTPEATLKVVERTIPGIGELMRLRSLEKTPMAALSRAIAGIRGQALIINLPGSPRGALENLEAVWPVIGHAVEKIRGDQGDCGGLYGTRNPAG, via the coding sequence ATGAGAGTGGCCATACTGACCCTGAGCGACAAGGGGTCGCGGGGCGAGCGGGTTGACGAGAGCGGTCCGGCGCTGGCCTCATGGCTGGCGGAGCGGGGGGTGACCACGGTGCATGCCGAGATCATCCCCGACGATTTCCAGCGGATCGTGACCGTGCTGGGCGCCTGGGCCGACGCGGACAAGGCGGAGCTGATCCTGACCACGGGGGGCACCGGGGTCTCGCCGCGGGACGTAACCCCCGAGGCGACGCTGAAGGTGGTGGAGCGGACGATCCCCGGCATCGGCGAGCTGATGCGCCTGAGGAGCCTGGAGAAGACCCCCATGGCCGCACTGTCCCGGGCGATTGCGGGGATCCGCGGCCAGGCCCTGATCATCAACCTGCCGGGCAGTCCCCGTGGGGCGCTGGAAAATCTGGAAGCGGTCTGGCCGGTCATCGGCCATGCCGTGGAGAAGATCCGCGGCGACCAGGGCGATTGCGGGGGACTCTACGGAACCCGGAATCCGGCCGGCTGA
- a CDS encoding PAS domain S-box protein, whose protein sequence is MRTQAKCSVVEDVAEHKHLDEILQFKNFSIDNISEAIHWTNVDGSFWDCNVAACTMLGYRRAELLSLSNSDIDPDYSQAERHANLDELRRTGKVVRQRRFHTAKDGRRIPVEITSSYFRYHDREFVCSMVKDISDLVKAEKEASFYKTLIEFSRDPVYVVDSNDGGKMFYANEAACAHFGIDLARLLTMRIADWDPFFDVKSLPEVVALIRQGNMGRLETTHCNAAGRRIPVEVTSNIMEYDGKELLYGYCFDASERKAMNAALEEAHRDLVAAQRIARMGNCITSHDGRFLSASEECAAILGVPAGDFPRTFEAYLEFVHPDDRERLRSASACIRRDRAPNLLEYRICRPDGAERVVQARGEAVFDNAGATDRIVVAIQDITEQKLAEAERLEWEKALLHTQKLESLGVMAGGVAHDFNNLLTVIIGNLQLLLQELPLSDPGRRRIEQAELAGRRAADLANQMLVYSGKGLFQSMDIDIGKVVRENAELFRTVAPRNIALTLVAAADLPPVTADPSQVQQVVMNLIANAAEAVGTQPGVVTLVTGVMECDADLIRRSRLVEKPPPGRFCYVQVSDNGCGMDEETQQRLFDPFFTTKFSGRGLGLAATQGIVRSHRGIILLESEQGRGTTFRVLFPVAENGDAASRKQVPGIAVPPESRGPAPVSGEAVRSIKADYLKPPGFAFAAPGGGAPLSAR, encoded by the coding sequence ATGAGAACTCAAGCCAAATGCTCTGTCGTGGAAGATGTTGCGGAACACAAACACCTCGACGAGATCCTGCAATTCAAGAACTTCTCCATCGACAACATATCGGAGGCGATCCACTGGACGAACGTGGACGGCAGCTTCTGGGATTGCAATGTGGCTGCCTGCACCATGCTGGGGTACCGTCGCGCAGAACTCCTCTCGCTTTCGAACAGCGACATCGACCCCGATTACTCCCAGGCCGAGCGGCACGCCAATCTCGACGAACTGAGGCGCACGGGAAAGGTCGTGCGCCAGAGGCGGTTTCACACCGCCAAGGACGGCCGCCGCATCCCCGTGGAGATAACCTCCTCCTACTTCAGATACCATGACCGGGAATTCGTCTGCTCCATGGTGAAAGACATCAGCGACCTCGTCAAGGCCGAGAAGGAAGCATCTTTTTACAAGACCCTGATCGAGTTTTCCCGCGACCCGGTCTACGTCGTCGACAGTAATGACGGCGGGAAGATGTTCTATGCCAACGAGGCCGCCTGCGCCCACTTCGGGATCGATCTGGCGCGGCTGCTGACCATGCGGATCGCCGACTGGGACCCCTTCTTCGACGTGAAGAGTCTCCCGGAGGTCGTTGCCCTGATCAGGCAGGGGAACATGGGGCGCCTCGAGACGACGCATTGCAACGCCGCGGGGAGGCGGATCCCGGTGGAAGTGACCAGCAACATCATGGAATACGACGGCAAGGAGTTGCTGTACGGATACTGTTTCGACGCCAGCGAACGCAAGGCCATGAACGCCGCCCTGGAAGAGGCCCATCGTGATCTGGTGGCGGCCCAGCGCATCGCCCGCATGGGGAATTGCATAACCTCCCACGACGGCCGGTTCCTTTCCGCTTCCGAAGAGTGCGCCGCTATTCTGGGGGTGCCGGCGGGCGATTTCCCACGCACGTTCGAGGCGTATCTGGAATTCGTGCACCCCGACGACCGGGAGCGGCTCCGCTCGGCATCGGCATGCATACGGCGGGACCGTGCTCCCAATCTGCTCGAATACCGTATTTGCCGGCCCGATGGCGCGGAACGGGTGGTCCAGGCACGGGGCGAAGCGGTCTTCGACAATGCGGGCGCGACCGACCGCATCGTCGTCGCGATCCAGGATATTACCGAACAAAAGCTTGCGGAGGCCGAACGTCTCGAATGGGAGAAGGCGCTGCTGCACACCCAGAAGCTGGAAAGCCTGGGCGTCATGGCGGGCGGGGTTGCCCACGATTTCAACAATTTGCTGACGGTCATTATCGGCAACCTGCAATTGCTCCTGCAGGAGTTGCCGCTCTCCGACCCCGGCCGCCGCCGTATAGAACAGGCCGAGCTTGCCGGCAGGCGCGCCGCCGATCTTGCCAACCAGATGCTGGTCTATTCGGGCAAGGGATTATTCCAGTCGATGGATATCGATATCGGCAAGGTTGTACGGGAAAACGCCGAACTCTTCAGAACGGTTGCGCCGCGCAACATCGCCCTGACGCTTGTCGCCGCCGCCGACCTGCCCCCGGTGACGGCGGACCCCAGCCAGGTACAGCAGGTCGTCATGAACCTGATCGCCAATGCCGCCGAGGCTGTCGGCACGCAGCCCGGAGTGGTGACGCTCGTCACCGGCGTTATGGAATGCGATGCCGATCTTATCCGCAGGAGCCGTCTCGTTGAAAAACCTCCACCGGGGAGGTTCTGCTATGTCCAGGTGTCCGACAACGGGTGCGGCATGGACGAGGAGACGCAGCAACGGCTGTTCGATCCGTTCTTCACCACGAAATTCAGCGGGCGGGGGCTGGGATTGGCGGCGACCCAAGGCATCGTCAGGTCGCATCGCGGGATCATCCTGCTGGAAAGCGAGCAGGGAAGGGGGACAACCTTCCGCGTCCTGTTCCCTGTCGCCGAAAACGGGGATGCCGCATCGCGAAAACAGGTCCCCGGAATTGCCGTGCCCCCGGAAAGCAGGGGGCCGGCGCCTGTCTCCGGCGAAGCTGTCCGTTCCATAAAAGCCGACTATCTGAAGCCTCCGGGATTTGCGTTCGCCGCCCCCGGTGGCGGCGCCCCTCTCTCGGCCCGGTGA
- a CDS encoding methyl-accepting chemotaxis protein: MSVHKNARVGTKLFAGFLFLAVIATAVNVVNALRLAHIKGMQQQLYAQDIKPMKELVDLTEAFQKMRVATRDVTIAQTPEARQKGSALRKESFRAANEALIAIAASSGESRAAADELRKSITRYNAILDTIYEMIVAGKAAEADAFGRTPEVAATVKASTEQLKALTAAKIAHGNKNTEAAIAITDSSLILSVVCTVVMLAIAFVFGMVSTRLITRPVHSLVQQAEKIAAGDLTVKIEQESRDEIGVLAGSFAKMAENLRDTLGRVKATSDQVATASNQLQSTSEQIATGAEEVSGQAQTVATASEELSATSGDIAQNCHAAAQSSRQATGAAQTGAEVVAQTVSVMTRIAERVNATARSVEGLGTRSDQIGTIVGTIEDIADQTNLLALNAAIEAARAGEQGRGFAVVADEVRALAERTTKATKEIGAMIKAIQTETKGAVSAMEEGVREVRQGTEEAAKSGGAIQEILHQIDAVSMQVNQIATAAEEQSATTTEITSNIHRISGVVHQTAQGSQKSAAAAAQLARLSDDLHSLVEQFKLA, from the coding sequence ATGTCGGTCCACAAGAACGCCCGCGTAGGAACAAAGCTTTTTGCCGGGTTCCTGTTTCTGGCCGTTATCGCCACGGCGGTGAATGTGGTGAACGCGTTGCGGCTGGCGCACATCAAAGGGATGCAGCAGCAACTGTACGCGCAGGATATCAAGCCGATGAAAGAGCTGGTCGATCTGACCGAGGCGTTCCAGAAGATGAGGGTGGCCACCCGCGACGTCACCATAGCGCAAACCCCGGAAGCCAGGCAGAAGGGAAGCGCTCTGCGCAAAGAGAGTTTCAGGGCCGCAAACGAGGCCTTGATCGCGATTGCCGCCAGTTCCGGCGAATCGAGGGCCGCCGCGGACGAACTGCGGAAATCCATCACCCGGTACAATGCCATCCTCGACACGATCTACGAGATGATTGTCGCCGGCAAGGCCGCCGAGGCGGACGCCTTCGGCAGGACCCCCGAGGTTGCCGCCACCGTCAAGGCCAGCACCGAGCAGCTCAAGGCGCTGACTGCCGCCAAGATCGCCCACGGCAACAAGAACACCGAGGCGGCCATCGCCATCACCGATTCCTCGTTGATCCTGTCGGTGGTCTGCACCGTGGTCATGCTGGCGATTGCCTTCGTGTTCGGCATGGTGAGCACCCGCTTGATCACCCGGCCGGTCCACAGCCTGGTGCAACAGGCGGAAAAGATCGCCGCCGGCGACCTTACGGTGAAGATCGAGCAGGAATCCCGGGATGAGATCGGCGTATTGGCCGGCTCCTTCGCCAAGATGGCCGAAAACCTGCGCGATACCCTGGGGAGGGTCAAGGCCACCTCGGACCAGGTGGCGACCGCTTCCAACCAGCTCCAGTCCACATCGGAGCAGATCGCCACCGGGGCCGAAGAGGTCTCCGGCCAGGCACAGACCGTGGCCACCGCCAGTGAAGAGTTGTCGGCCACCTCCGGCGATATCGCCCAGAACTGTCATGCTGCGGCCCAAAGCTCCCGGCAGGCGACCGGTGCCGCCCAGACCGGCGCCGAGGTCGTGGCGCAGACGGTCAGCGTCATGACCCGCATCGCCGAGCGGGTCAACGCAACGGCCCGGAGCGTCGAGGGGCTTGGAACCCGTTCGGACCAGATCGGCACCATCGTCGGCACCATCGAGGATATTGCGGACCAGACCAACCTCCTGGCCCTGAACGCGGCGATCGAGGCGGCCCGGGCCGGCGAACAGGGGCGGGGGTTTGCGGTGGTCGCCGATGAGGTGCGGGCTTTGGCCGAGCGCACCACCAAGGCGACCAAGGAGATCGGCGCCATGATCAAGGCGATCCAGACGGAAACCAAGGGGGCCGTTTCCGCGATGGAAGAGGGGGTCAGGGAGGTTCGCCAGGGTACGGAAGAGGCGGCGAAATCCGGCGGGGCCATTCAGGAGATCCTTCACCAGATAGACGCGGTCTCCATGCAGGTGAACCAGATCGCGACGGCGGCCGAGGAACAGTCGGCGACGACCACCGAGATCACCAGCAACATCCACCGGATTTCCGGCGTGGTCCATCAGACGGCCCAGGGTTCCCAGAAATCCGCCGCCGCCGCGGCGCAGCTCGCCAGGCTGTCGGATGATCTCCACTCCCTGGTCGAACAATTCAAGTTGGCCTGA
- the gltB gene encoding glutamate synthase large subunit, with the protein MKTIEAPKKQGLYDPQFEHDACGVGFVVNMKGKKSHEIVRQALTVLVNLDHRGACGCEPNTGDGAGILIQMPDRFLRKVCGPLGIDLPEPSRYGVGMVFTSPDPTERNSARHILERIVVEEGLKIIGWRDVPTDHSSLGITARASEPVVRQLFLKAGADDLDELSFNRKLYVVNQRAINQIRRAGVDKNWYVASMSSRTMIYKGMLMPVQVDQYYPDLRDPAMETALALVHSRFSTNTFPSWDRAHPYHFLAHNGEINTLRGNVNWMHARQSLFSSPLFGDDIKKALPIINTDGSDSAMFDNCLELLVMAGRSLPHAVMMMVPEPWENHETMDPAKKAFYEYHSCLMEPWDGPAAVAFTDGRSIGAVLDRNGLRPSRYYVTSDDLVIMASEAGVLPIEPERVLRKGRLQPGRMFLVDTEQGRIVPDEEIKRELADAKPYGQWLKDNHILLEDLPDALHVYGPDHDTVLQRQQAFGYTFEDQRVILGPMAMSGVQPLGSMGTDTPLAVLSDQPQLLYNYFKQLFAQVTNPPIDPIREEIITSTTTLIGSEANLLKPAAASARMIRLEHPLLSNEELEKLRHVEKPDFKAVTLSLLFPAAEGPAGLENALKKLFEAALITVEAGTTILVLSDRGVDKDHAAIPALLAVSGLHHHLIRTATRTRVSLVLESGEPREVHHFAVLLGYGANAINPYLAFESLDDMIRQGMLTDITYKKAVKNFIKASIKGVVKTMAKMGISTVQSYRGAQIFEAVGLHQSVIDTYFTWTPSRIGGTDLAGIATELLARHRRAWPERVPAEPTLDAGGIYQWREAGEEHQYNPLTVSSLQKAVRTGDYNEFKQFSSLIDEQDTRLYTLRGLLDFRKTIVPVPLDEVEPVEEIMKRFKTGAMSYGSISQEAHEALAIAMNRIGGLSNTGEGGEDPERFTWTNEQGDSKNSAIKQVASGRFGVTSDYLSNAREIQIKMAQGAKPGEGGELPGQKVFPWVAKTRHTTPGVGLVSPPPHHDIYSIEDLAELIHDLKNANRRARISVKLVSEVGVGTIAAGVAKAHADVVLVSGYDGGTGASPVSSIKHAGLPWELGVAETHQTLVLNNLRSRIVIEADGQLKTGRDVAIAALLGAEEFGFATAPLVSLGCIMMRVCHSNTCPAGVATQDPVLRAKFTGKPEYVVNFMRFVAQELREIMAKLGFRTLNEMVGRADVLEPRKAIAHWKAKGLDFSNILYQPQVGLDVGRYCMESQDHGLEKSIDMTRLLELCEPAIERGEKVSAELPITNVDRVVGTILGNEITRHHGPQGLPDGTVNLLFNGSAGQSFGAFVPRGITLALCGDANDYLGKGLSGGTILVYPPEGSPFKAEENIIAGNVAFYGATSGDAFIRGMAGERFCVRNSGVNAVVEAVGDHGCEYMTGGTVVILGPTGRNFAAGMSGGVAYVLDEDGDFAGRCNTQMVGLEGLDDRDVSIVREMIGRHGELTGSERAAAVLADWDGFLPRFVKVMPKDYKRVLQAIERAQAAGLSGDDALNAAFEENARLGE; encoded by the coding sequence ATGAAAACCATCGAAGCACCTAAAAAGCAGGGACTCTACGATCCCCAGTTCGAGCACGACGCCTGCGGCGTCGGTTTCGTGGTCAACATGAAGGGGAAGAAATCGCACGAGATCGTGCGCCAGGCCCTGACCGTCCTCGTCAACCTCGACCACCGCGGCGCCTGCGGCTGCGAGCCCAATACCGGCGACGGCGCGGGCATACTCATCCAGATGCCGGACCGCTTTCTGCGCAAGGTCTGTGGGCCTTTGGGCATAGACCTGCCCGAGCCTTCCCGCTATGGTGTCGGCATGGTGTTCACCTCGCCCGACCCGACGGAACGCAACAGCGCCCGCCACATCCTGGAAAGGATCGTCGTCGAGGAAGGGCTCAAGATCATCGGCTGGAGGGATGTCCCCACCGACCACTCCTCCCTCGGGATCACCGCCAGGGCCAGCGAGCCGGTGGTGCGCCAGTTGTTCCTCAAGGCGGGCGCCGATGATTTGGACGAATTGTCGTTCAACCGCAAGCTCTACGTCGTCAACCAGCGGGCGATCAACCAGATCCGTCGCGCCGGTGTGGACAAAAACTGGTACGTGGCCAGCATGTCCAGCCGGACCATGATCTACAAAGGCATGCTCATGCCGGTCCAGGTGGACCAGTATTACCCCGACCTGCGCGATCCGGCGATGGAAACGGCCCTGGCGCTGGTGCATTCCCGCTTTTCCACCAATACCTTCCCCAGTTGGGACCGGGCCCATCCCTACCATTTCCTGGCCCATAACGGCGAGATCAACACCCTGCGCGGCAACGTCAACTGGATGCACGCCCGTCAGTCGCTCTTCAGCAGCCCCCTGTTCGGGGACGACATCAAGAAGGCCCTGCCGATCATCAACACCGACGGCTCCGACTCGGCCATGTTCGACAACTGTCTGGAGCTTCTGGTCATGGCCGGCCGCTCGCTCCCCCATGCCGTCATGATGATGGTGCCCGAGCCGTGGGAAAACCATGAGACCATGGACCCCGCGAAGAAGGCCTTTTACGAGTATCATTCCTGTCTGATGGAGCCGTGGGACGGCCCCGCCGCCGTCGCCTTCACCGACGGCCGCAGCATCGGCGCCGTGCTCGACCGCAACGGCCTGCGTCCGTCGCGCTATTACGTCACCAGCGACGATCTCGTCATCATGGCCTCAGAGGCCGGGGTGCTGCCGATCGAACCGGAGCGGGTCCTGCGCAAGGGCCGCCTGCAGCCGGGCCGGATGTTCCTGGTGGATACGGAACAGGGGCGCATCGTGCCGGACGAGGAGATCAAGCGCGAGCTGGCGGACGCCAAACCCTACGGCCAGTGGCTGAAGGATAATCATATCCTCCTCGAGGATTTGCCCGACGCGCTCCATGTGTACGGGCCGGACCACGATACGGTCCTGCAGCGCCAACAGGCCTTCGGCTATACCTTCGAGGATCAGCGCGTCATCCTGGGACCCATGGCGATGAGCGGCGTCCAGCCGCTCGGCTCCATGGGCACCGACACGCCGCTGGCGGTATTGTCCGATCAGCCGCAACTGCTCTACAACTATTTCAAACAACTCTTCGCCCAGGTGACCAATCCGCCCATCGACCCGATCCGCGAGGAGATCATCACCTCCACCACCACCCTGATCGGTTCCGAGGCCAACCTGCTCAAGCCGGCCGCCGCGAGCGCCCGCATGATCAGGCTGGAACACCCTTTGCTCTCCAACGAGGAGCTTGAAAAACTGCGTCACGTGGAGAAGCCCGATTTCAAGGCCGTAACCCTGTCGCTGCTCTTCCCGGCGGCGGAAGGTCCCGCCGGGCTGGAAAACGCCCTGAAGAAGCTGTTCGAGGCAGCCCTCATAACGGTCGAGGCCGGCACCACCATCCTGGTCCTCTCCGATCGCGGCGTCGACAAGGATCATGCCGCCATTCCCGCCCTTTTGGCGGTCTCCGGGCTTCACCACCACCTGATCCGGACGGCTACCCGCACGCGGGTCTCGCTGGTGCTCGAATCGGGCGAGCCGCGGGAGGTTCACCACTTCGCCGTGCTGCTCGGCTACGGCGCCAACGCCATCAACCCCTACCTGGCCTTCGAATCCCTGGACGACATGATCCGGCAGGGGATGCTGACGGACATCACCTACAAGAAAGCGGTCAAGAACTTCATCAAGGCCTCCATCAAGGGCGTGGTCAAGACCATGGCCAAGATGGGCATCTCCACCGTGCAGAGTTACCGCGGCGCCCAGATCTTCGAGGCGGTCGGCCTGCATCAGTCGGTGATCGACACGTACTTTACCTGGACCCCGTCGCGTATCGGGGGCACCGATCTTGCCGGGATCGCCACGGAACTCCTGGCGCGGCACCGCCGGGCCTGGCCCGAGCGGGTGCCCGCCGAGCCCACCCTGGACGCGGGCGGAATCTACCAGTGGCGCGAGGCCGGGGAAGAACACCAGTACAATCCGCTTACCGTCAGTTCGCTCCAGAAGGCGGTCCGCACCGGCGACTACAACGAGTTCAAACAGTTTTCCTCGCTGATCGACGAGCAGGACACCAGGCTGTACACCCTGCGCGGATTGCTGGATTTCAGGAAAACCATCGTCCCGGTGCCGCTCGACGAGGTCGAGCCGGTGGAAGAGATCATGAAGCGCTTCAAGACCGGTGCCATGTCCTACGGTTCCATCAGCCAGGAAGCCCACGAGGCGTTGGCCATCGCCATGAACCGCATCGGCGGCCTCTCCAATACCGGCGAGGGGGGGGAGGACCCGGAACGCTTCACCTGGACCAACGAACAGGGGGATTCCAAGAACAGCGCCATCAAACAGGTGGCGTCGGGACGTTTCGGCGTCACCAGTGACTATCTCTCCAATGCCCGCGAGATCCAGATCAAGATGGCCCAGGGGGCCAAACCGGGCGAGGGGGGCGAGTTGCCCGGCCAGAAGGTGTTCCCCTGGGTCGCCAAGACCCGCCACACCACGCCGGGGGTCGGTCTGGTCTCGCCGCCGCCGCACCACGACATCTATTCCATCGAGGATCTGGCCGAACTGATCCATGACCTGAAAAACGCCAACCGCCGCGCCCGCATCAGCGTCAAGCTGGTGTCCGAGGTGGGGGTCGGCACCATCGCGGCCGGCGTTGCCAAGGCCCATGCCGACGTGGTGCTCGTCAGCGGTTACGACGGCGGCACCGGCGCCTCGCCGGTCTCCAGCATCAAGCACGCCGGCCTGCCCTGGGAGTTGGGCGTGGCCGAGACGCACCAGACCCTGGTCCTGAACAATCTGCGCAGCCGTATCGTCATCGAGGCGGACGGCCAGCTCAAGACCGGCCGCGACGTGGCCATCGCCGCCCTCTTGGGGGCCGAGGAGTTCGGGTTCGCTACCGCGCCGCTGGTCTCCCTCGGCTGCATCATGATGCGCGTCTGCCACAGCAATACCTGCCCGGCCGGCGTGGCCACCCAGGACCCGGTCCTGCGGGCCAAGTTCACCGGCAAGCCGGAATACGTGGTCAACTTCATGCGTTTCGTGGCCCAGGAGTTGCGGGAGATCATGGCCAAGCTCGGATTCCGGACCCTGAACGAGATGGTCGGGCGCGCGGACGTCCTGGAGCCCCGCAAGGCCATTGCCCACTGGAAGGCCAAGGGGCTCGATTTCTCCAACATCCTGTACCAGCCCCAGGTGGGCCTGGATGTGGGGCGTTACTGCATGGAGTCCCAGGACCACGGCCTGGAGAAGTCCATCGACATGACCAGGCTCCTGGAACTGTGCGAGCCCGCCATCGAGCGTGGCGAGAAGGTCAGCGCCGAGTTGCCCATCACCAACGTGGACCGGGTGGTGGGGACGATCCTCGGCAACGAGATCACCCGCCATCATGGCCCCCAAGGGCTCCCGGACGGTACCGTCAACCTGCTGTTCAACGGTTCGGCCGGCCAGAGTTTCGGCGCCTTCGTGCCCCGCGGGATCACCCTGGCGCTGTGCGGCGACGCCAACGACTACCTGGGCAAGGGGTTGAGCGGCGGCACGATCCTGGTCTATCCCCCCGAGGGGTCGCCCTTCAAGGCGGAAGAAAACATCATCGCCGGCAACGTGGCCTTTTACGGCGCCACCAGCGGTGACGCCTTCATCCGCGGCATGGCCGGCGAGCGCTTCTGCGTGCGCAACTCCGGCGTCAATGCGGTGGTCGAGGCGGTGGGCGACCACGGCTGCGAGTATATGACCGGCGGCACGGTGGTGATCCTCGGCCCGACGGGACGTAACTTTGCCGCCGGCATGAGCGGCGGCGTGGCCTACGTGCTGGACGAGGACGGGGATTTTGCCGGCCGCTGCAATACCCAGATGGTTGGGCTCGAGGGGCTTGACGACCGGGATGTGTCCATTGTGCGGGAGATGATCGGCCGCCACGGGGAGTTGACCGGAAGCGAGCGCGCGGCAGCCGTACTGGCAGACTGGGATGGGTTCCTGCCCCGGTTCGTCAAGGTCATGCCCAAGGACTACAAACGGGTTTTGCAGGCTATCGAACGGGCGCAGGCCGCCGGTCTGAGCGGAGACGATGCCCTGAACGCGGCTTTCGAGGAGAACGCCCGGCTCGGGGAATAA
- a CDS encoding glutamate synthase subunit beta yields the protein MGKTTGFLEYQREVPSDREPLERARDWNEFHLHMSDDALRTQGARCMDCGIPFCHTGKLISGMASGCPINNLIPEWNDLVYRNLWRQALDRLHKTNNFPEFTGRVCPAPCEGSCTLGIIDPPVTIKNIEVSIVERGFDEGWIVPVLPRVKTGKRVAVVGSGPAGLSAAAQLNRAGHSVTVFEREDLPGGLLMYGIPNMKLDKRKVVLRRIKLMEAEGISFVCNTEIGGAAFPAERLRSEFDAVVLATGATVPRDLPIEGRGLKGIHFAMDFLTANTKAVINRGSGFITAQDRDVVIIGGGDTGTDCVGTSLRHGCKSVTQLEIMPRSPEERAADNPWPEWPKVHKVDYGQEEAAARFGDDPRVYLTTATKFEGDGNGQVAAVHTVQVAWEKNEKGQFVPTPVPGTEQVRPAGLVLLAMGFLGPEQALLESLGLERDPRSNVKADYGRYATSLPGVFAAGDCRRGQSLVVWAFNEGRGAARECDRYLMGTTELP from the coding sequence ATGGGAAAAACAACCGGATTTTTGGAATATCAGCGCGAAGTGCCGAGCGACCGGGAGCCGTTGGAACGGGCCCGGGACTGGAACGAGTTCCATCTGCACATGAGCGACGACGCTCTGCGTACCCAGGGGGCCCGCTGCATGGATTGCGGCATCCCGTTCTGCCATACCGGGAAGCTCATCAGCGGCATGGCCAGCGGCTGCCCGATCAATAACCTGATCCCGGAATGGAACGATCTGGTCTACCGCAACCTCTGGCGGCAGGCTCTGGACCGGCTGCACAAGACCAACAACTTCCCGGAGTTTACCGGGCGCGTCTGCCCGGCCCCCTGCGAGGGCTCCTGCACCCTGGGCATCATCGACCCTCCCGTGACCATCAAGAATATCGAGGTCAGCATCGTGGAGCGGGGTTTTGACGAGGGTTGGATCGTTCCGGTGCTGCCGCGGGTGAAGACGGGCAAGCGGGTGGCCGTGGTCGGGTCCGGGCCGGCCGGTCTCTCGGCGGCGGCCCAGTTGAACCGGGCCGGACACAGCGTCACGGTCTTCGAGCGGGAGGATCTGCCCGGCGGGCTTTTGATGTACGGCATCCCCAACATGAAGCTGGACAAGCGCAAGGTGGTCCTGCGCCGCATCAAGCTGATGGAGGCGGAAGGCATCTCCTTTGTCTGCAACACCGAGATCGGCGGCGCGGCCTTCCCGGCCGAACGGCTGCGCAGCGAGTTCGATGCCGTGGTGCTGGCGACCGGAGCCACGGTGCCGCGCGATCTCCCCATCGAGGGGCGCGGCCTGAAGGGAATCCACTTTGCCATGGATTTCCTGACCGCCAACACCAAGGCGGTGATCAACAGGGGCAGCGGCTTCATCACCGCCCAGGACCGGGACGTGGTGATCATCGGCGGCGGCGACACCGGCACCGACTGCGTCGGCACCTCCCTGCGCCACGGCTGCAAATCGGTCACGCAACTGGAGATCATGCCCCGCTCGCCCGAGGAGCGTGCCGCCGACAACCCCTGGCCCGAGTGGCCCAAGGTGCACAAGGTGGATTACGGCCAGGAAGAGGCCGCCGCCCGGTTCGGCGACGACCCGCGGGTCTACCTGACCACCGCGACGAAATTCGAAGGGGACGGGAACGGCCAGGTGGCTGCGGTCCACACGGTTCAGGTCGCTTGGGAGAAAAACGAGAAGGGGCAGTTCGTGCCCACGCCGGTGCCGGGCACCGAGCAGGTGCGTCCCGCCGGTCTGGTGCTGTTGGCCATGGGCTTCCTCGGGCCGGAACAGGCTTTGCTCGAATCCCTGGGCCTGGAGCGGGACCCGCGGAGCAACGTCAAGGCCGACTACGGCCGGTACGCCACCAGCCTGCCGGGGGTCTTCGCCGCCGGCGACTGCCGCCGGGGCCAGAGCCTGGTGGTCTGGGCCTTCAACGAGGGGCGCGGCGCGGCGCGGGAGTGCGACCGGTATCTGATGGGGACGACGGAGTTGCCGTAA
- a CDS encoding DUF1778 domain-containing protein — protein MPRIAVEDNSRMSLRIRPDDKALLMRAVAYAHTDLTDFVLRTTMQAAKAVIAQAEHALLSERDSLRVLDALENPPAPNAKLLAAAHALPKQS, from the coding sequence ATGCCAAGAATAGCTGTTGAAGATAATAGCCGGATGTCCCTGAGAATACGTCCGGACGATAAGGCGCTGTTGATGCGCGCCGTTGCCTACGCTCATACCGATCTCACGGATTTTGTGCTGCGCACTACCATGCAGGCGGCGAAGGCTGTGATTGCCCAAGCCGAACACGCTTTGCTGTCGGAGCGCGACAGCCTGCGCGTATTGGATGCTTTGGAGAATCCGCCCGCGCCAAACGCGAAGCTGCTGGCGGCGGCCCATGCTTTGCCGAAGCAATCGTGA